In a genomic window of Clavelina lepadiformis chromosome 7, kaClaLepa1.1, whole genome shotgun sequence:
- the LOC143464461 gene encoding oxaloacetate tautomerase fahd-1, mitochondrial-like, with product MQNNLSRFSEWGRKVVCVGRNFKDHCVELSNPIPKEPLIFLKPTSSYVVEGESIKIPNGCNSLHHEVELGVVISKDGSNILENSAMDYVGGYVLALDMTARDWQDKAKKQGKPWSFAKGFDTACPISSLIPRGDIVNPDDVGLWLKVNGVEKQNGSTKDMIFNIPSLISYISHVMTLERGDVVLTGTPEGVGPVEAGDVIECGVNNLLTMKFNVMKKFQS from the coding sequence atgcaaaataatctGAGTCGCTTTTCGGAATGGGGAAGGAAAGTTGTATGCGTTGGAAGAAATTTCAAGGACCATTGTGTTGAACTTAGTAACCCCATTCCAAAAGAacctttaatatttttgaaaccAACATCATCATATGTAGTGGAAGGAGAAAGCATTAAAATACCCAATGGATGTAACAGTTTGCACCATGAAGTTGAACTTGGTGTAGTTATTTCAAAAGATGGGTCAAATATTCTTGAAAATTCTGCAATGGATTATGTTGGAGGCTATGTTCTTGCCCTTGATATGACAGCTAGAGATTGGCAAGACAAAGCTAAAAAGCAAGGCAAACCATGGTCCTTCGCCAAAGGTTTTGACACAGCATGTCCGATTAGTAGTTTAATTCCAAGAGGGGACATAGTAAATCCAGATGATGTTGGCTTATGGTTGAAAGTAAATGGAGTTGAGAAGCAAAATGGTTCAACAAAAGATATGATTTTTAATATTCCAAGTCTTATCAGCTATATCAGCCATGTTATGACACTTGAAAGGGGAGATGTTGTTCTAACTGGAACTCCAGAGGGTGTGGGGCCAGTTGAAGCAGGAGATGTTATAGAATGTGGTGTTAATAATTTGCTTACAATGAAATTTAATGTGATGAAGAAATTTcaatcttaa
- the LOC143464460 gene encoding uncharacterized protein LOC143464460 isoform X1: protein MAKGDEKSIRQNKPGEGVKTTLYREGGASKKNKAVPFNTNSDGPTVEDPASSHRTFHPEEEENSAAWSSSRHSETGESTIVQTETTEQLPKNSPYRTKHVSNTTFTKGSFKNTVLNFGPGNVNVNKKTFFGDPRRHTSNTKVTSDNTVEVRKRRPSQDTLERLKSFTANAQPRLSAEKESKVPAPVPPVDPGLQVLQYFAMFCIFTLILVAVYMLFTKTGFIHISGNQGATITAAGNTVNG from the exons ATGGCAAAAGGAGATGAAAAATCTATAAGACAAAACAAACCAG GTGAAGGAGTAAAAACAACATTGTACCGAGAAGGAGGTGCTTCCAAAAAAAATAag GCTGTCCCATTTAATACTAACTCAGATGGTCCAACAGTGGAAGATCCTGCATCAAGC CATAGAACCTTCCATCCCGAAGAAGAGGAAAACAGTGCGGCCTGGTCGAGCAGTAGACATAGTGAGACAGGGGAATCAA CCATTGTACAAACTGAGACTACAGAACAACTACCAAAGAATTCACCATACAGAACA aAGCATGTCAGTAACACCACATTTACTAAAGGAAGTTTTAAGAATACAGTGCTCAACTTTGGCCCAGGAAATGTCAACGTCAATAAGAAAACTTTCTTTG GTGATCCGAGACGACATACATCTAACACTAAAGTGACTTCTGACAACACTGTG GAAGTGCGAAAACGTCGCCCTTCTCAAGATACTCTGGAAAGGCTAAAAAGTTTCACAGCTAAT GCACAGCCTCGTCTTTCTGCTGAGAAAGAAAGCAAAGTCCCAG ctCCAGTACCGCCTGTCGACCCTGGTCTCCAGgtattgcaatattttgcaatgttttgcaTATTTACACTCATTCTGGTTGCTGTTTACATGTTATTTACCAAAACAG GTTTTATCCACATAAGTGGTAATCAAGGTGCAACCATTACTGCAGCCGGAAACACTGTAAATGGTTGA
- the LOC143464462 gene encoding uncharacterized protein LOC143464462 isoform X2, producing the protein MVDVLMKMMRLAVVQLLKEILTFPLHKSKWSILKRKTHPILIKLSHLLIFPKRMMTMEVVTLNNLIQLMKIVPLVKILLQEPPGHEEPSQQYSERTHYYQKTSAASQVHQRIRPTVIDRNKATNDPPPSRSNEVPTAPWYADLNTFILVLFSMVCIFIVVVVTVYLYFSKTGYITITNNPGANIRAAGNDVNG; encoded by the exons ATGGTCGATGTGTTGATGAAGATGATGAGACTTGCAGTGGTCCAACTGTTGAAAGAAAT ATTAACGTTTCCTCTGCAC AAGAGCAAATGGAGTATtctgaagagaaaaacacatcCAATCCTAATAAA gcTATCCCATTTACTGATCTTCCCGAAGAGGATGATGACAATGGAAGTTGTAACCCTGAACAACCTGATCCAACTCATGAAAATCGTACCCCTCGTCAAAAT TCTTTTACAGGAACCCCCTGGACATGAAGAACCTT CTCAGCAGTACTCTGAGCGAACACattattatcagaaaacatCTGCAGCAAGTCAG gTTCATCAACGTATTCGACCCACTGTGATTGACCGTAATAAAGCCACT AATGATCCTCCACCTTCCAGAAGTAATGAAGTTCCAACAG ctCCGTGGTATGCCGATCTTAATACTTTCATTCTGGTGTTATTTTCCATGGTCTGCATATTCATTGTAGTTGTAGTAACCGTTTATCTATATTTTTCAAAGACAG GTTACATCACCATCACAAACAATCCTGGTGCAAACATAAGGGCTGCTGGTAATGATGTAAATGGCTGA
- the LOC143464457 gene encoding tRNA (carboxymethyluridine(34)-5-O)-methyltransferase alkbh8-like yields the protein MTLNLSKKKARKWLKVKAKLSSNGLDISDEPTNNLVLANAGLGNEVCVKVITELCEPYGCIDTIRSYMDKSYALLSYQKTDEAMACFNKLQSVEISKTSDNELATLYLYFLQTLPPSEGAIKKKNDFPQGLITLENFLSTEEEEELIMQIEKDLAKRSDMHIQETLKHRTVLHYGYKFQYGSNDVNSSNPLSKKFPSFANNILDKIMKTGHIPNRPDQLTINIYNPGDGIPHHIDNPDAFDTGIASISLGSQIVMEMKSPVGPKANIMLKPRTLLIFTGDARYKWTHGITQKKSDLVCDERSDQEFLVKRERRISMTFRKILKSTSNHVENLGCTIPDSQKSAVDLEKRFVQTVYNEIADHFSSTREKPWPKVVKFLENLNPGSVVLDVGCGSGRYLNCCPGICMLGCDSSQSLVDICLNKNCFAFLCDGQNIPVRNSTFDACICIAVIHHYSTSDRRHSAILEILRVLRKGALALIYVWAFEQRFNDIDSNYLKKSHANCNITKRNENSCNAFAENQSLVVHENKTSFVQQDLLVPWKKKKNRHDVTSSHNISADSTYYRFYHVFKQNELQNLCQGISGCNVIDCYYDSGNWAVVLQKL from the coding sequence ATGACCTTAAACCTGAGCAAAAAGAAAGCGAGGAAATGGCTAAAAGTCAAGGCAAAACTTTCCAGCAATGGTCTTGATATAAGCGACGAGCCAACAAACAACCTTGTTTTGGCCAATGCTGGTTTAGGAAATGAAGTATGCGTCAAAGTAATAACCGAGTTATGTGAGCCGTATGGTTGTATTGATACCATACGATCATACATGGACAAATCCTATGCACTATTATCATATCAAAAAACAGATGAAGCTATGGCTTGTTTCAATAAACTGCAAAGTGTTGAGATTTCTAAAACATCAGATAATGAGTTAGCAACACTGTATCTGTACTTCCTACAAACTTTGCCTCCTTCCGAAGGTGcaatcaaaaagaaaaatgactTCCCACAAGGTTTAATTAcacttgaaaattttcttaGTACTGAAGAGGAAGAAGAATTAATAATGCAAATTGAGAAAGATCTGGCAAAGCGCTCGGACATGCACATTCAAGAAACCTTGAAGCATCGAACTGTTCTTCACTATGGATATAAATTTCAATACGGAAGCAACGATGTTAATTCATCAAATCCCTTGAGCAAAAAATTCCCTTCTTTTGCAAACAACATATTGGATAAGATAATGAAGACAGGACATATCCCAAACCGGCCAGATCAACTTAccataaatatttacaatccTGGTGATGGTATTCCTCATCATATTGACAATCCTGATGCATTTGATACAGGAATAGCATCAATCAGTCTGGGCTCACAGATAGTGATGGAAATGAAATCTCCAGTTGGACCCAAAGCAAACATTATGTTGAAACCTCGCacattgttaatttttactgGAGACGCTCGGTATAAGTGGACACATGGCATAACGCAGAAGAAAAGTGATTTAGTTTGTGATGAACGTAGTGATCAAGAGTTCCTTGTAAAACGAGAGCGAAGAATATCGATGACGTTTCGAAAGATTCTTAAAAGTACATCTAATCACGTTGAAAACCTGGGCTGCACCATACCAGATAGTCAAAAATCAGCTGTGGATCTGGAAAAGCGATTTGTCCAGACTGTTTATAATGAAATAGCAGACCATTTTTCATCAACTCGTGAAAAGCCTTGGCCAAAAGTAGTCAAGTTTCTTGAAAATCTTAATCCAGGCTCTGTTGTTTTAGATGTTGGCTGTGGTAGTGGAAGATATCTAAATTGCTGTCCCGGTATTTGTATGTTGGGATGTGACAGTAGTCAATCCCTGGTTGACATTTGTTTAAACAAGAATTGTTTTGCATTCCTCTGTGATGGACAAAACATACCTGTCAGGAATAGTACCTTTGATGCATGCATTTGTATCGCTGTGATACATCACTATTCCACAAGTGATCGAAGACATTCTGCCATACTTGAAATACTTCGAGTGTTGCGTAAGGGTGCACTTGCTTTGATTTATGTATGGGCATTTGAGCAAAGGTTTAATGACATTGACTCAAATTATCTGAAAAAATCACATGCAAACTGTAATATAACGAAACGTAATGAAAACAGTTGCAATGCGTTTGCAGAAAATCAAAGTTTGGTTGTCCATGAAAACAAGACTTCATTTGTACAGCAAGATTTACTTGTCCCGtggaaaaagaagaaaaacaggCACGATGTTACATCCAGCCATAATATTTCAGCAGATTCAACCTATTATAGGTTTTAtcatgtttttaaacaaaatgaacttcaaaatttgtgtcAAGGCATATCTGGCTGTAATGTTATTGACTGTTACTATGACAGTGGTAACTGGGCTGTTGTTTTGCAGAAGCTATAG
- the LOC143464460 gene encoding uncharacterized protein LOC143464460 isoform X2 — MAKGDEKSIRQNKPGEGVKTTLYREGGASKKNKHRTFHPEEEENSAAWSSSRHSETGESTIVQTETTEQLPKNSPYRTKHVSNTTFTKGSFKNTVLNFGPGNVNVNKKTFFGDPRRHTSNTKVTSDNTVEVRKRRPSQDTLERLKSFTANAQPRLSAEKESKVPAPVPPVDPGLQVLQYFAMFCIFTLILVAVYMLFTKTGFIHISGNQGATITAAGNTVNG, encoded by the exons ATGGCAAAAGGAGATGAAAAATCTATAAGACAAAACAAACCAG GTGAAGGAGTAAAAACAACATTGTACCGAGAAGGAGGTGCTTCCAAAAAAAATAag CATAGAACCTTCCATCCCGAAGAAGAGGAAAACAGTGCGGCCTGGTCGAGCAGTAGACATAGTGAGACAGGGGAATCAA CCATTGTACAAACTGAGACTACAGAACAACTACCAAAGAATTCACCATACAGAACA aAGCATGTCAGTAACACCACATTTACTAAAGGAAGTTTTAAGAATACAGTGCTCAACTTTGGCCCAGGAAATGTCAACGTCAATAAGAAAACTTTCTTTG GTGATCCGAGACGACATACATCTAACACTAAAGTGACTTCTGACAACACTGTG GAAGTGCGAAAACGTCGCCCTTCTCAAGATACTCTGGAAAGGCTAAAAAGTTTCACAGCTAAT GCACAGCCTCGTCTTTCTGCTGAGAAAGAAAGCAAAGTCCCAG ctCCAGTACCGCCTGTCGACCCTGGTCTCCAGgtattgcaatattttgcaatgttttgcaTATTTACACTCATTCTGGTTGCTGTTTACATGTTATTTACCAAAACAG GTTTTATCCACATAAGTGGTAATCAAGGTGCAACCATTACTGCAGCCGGAAACACTGTAAATGGTTGA
- the LOC143464458 gene encoding uncharacterized protein LOC143464458, which translates to MATYNPYEGRKEGIKITFKINLPPKLKTTGSSIEAASPTLKVLKRWYYRGDPKLKRVLEWFYSVTPEKASNAFDLSVSEPILKTSDSSFSWKTPVSANNKNNISLSVEKPVIAADPQHITLTKSRPVIQNDPRNTTISIEKQPQFSSNKQQSSLKWGKPVISAKTGTLLKSTPVLSNDTEAKLEENKPELSNKTELVLEKNEPLFSNSTPSVLEQTVPELYLAETVLEKNNPEMKINPTTLLQSNPELYLNPLELVHQVPLLTEPTTTLERSLPELMKVEEILEHARPLMLSKDFELEHNLPVLADVKVILEHNQPLLAQVPTDFLITTPMLSLDE; encoded by the exons atggCAACATATAACCCCTATGAGGGTAGAAAAGAAGGCATCAagattacttttaaaataaacttaccaCCTAAACTTAAAACAACTGGAAGCAGCATTGAAGCTGCCTCGCCTACTTTGAAGGTTTTGAAGCGATGGTATTATCGGGGAGATCCTAAGCTCAAAAGG GTTTTGGAATGGTTTTATTCTGTGACCCCAGAGAAGGCAAGCAATGCATTTGACTTAAGTGTTTCAGagccaatattaaaaacaagtgACAGCTCTTTTTCATGGAAAACACCAGTTtctgcaaacaacaaaaataatataagcCTTTCAGTTGAAAAACCTGTAATAGCTGCAGATCCCCAGCATATAACCTTGACTAAAAGTAGACCTGTTATTCAGAATGACCCCAGAAATACAACCATAAGTATTGAAAAACAGCCTCAGTTTTCCTCAAACAAGCAACAATCAAGTCTAAAATGGGGAAAGCCAGTTATTTCTGCCAAAACTGGAACCCTGCTCAAATCCACCCCAGTTTTAAGTAATGACACTGAAGCAAAGCTAGAAGAAAACAAACCAGAGCTTTCAAACAAGACTGAATTAGTGTTGGAGAAAAATGAACCTCTATTCTCTAACTCAACTCCAAGTGTACTTGAACAAACTGTTCCTGAGTTATATCTGGCTGAAACTGTTCTGGAGAAGAACAACCCTGAAATGAAGATTAATCCTACAACTTTATTACAGTCCAACCCAGAGCTGTATCTCAATCCATTGGAACTTGTACACCAGGTTCCTTTGCTGACAGAACCAACAACTACCCTTGAAAGGAGCCTGCCCGAACTGATGAAGGTTGAGGAAATATTGGAACATGCTAGGCCTCTTATGCTGTCAAAAGATTTTGAACTTGAACACAATTTGCCAGTTTTGGCCGATGTCAAGGTAATTTTAGAGCATAATCAACCACTACTTGCACAGGTCCCAACAGATTTCTTGATTACTACCCCAATGCTCTCACTAGATGAATGA
- the LOC143464462 gene encoding uncharacterized protein LOC143464462 isoform X1 — MNFNGKPKVSDVQEELSEYEESSTSDKYKAEPFMTTPSGDGRCVDEDDETCSGPTVERNINVSSAQEQMEYSEEKNTSNPNKAIPFTDLPEEDDDNGSCNPEQPDPTHENRTPRQNEPPGHEEPSQQYSERTHYYQKTSAASQVHQRIRPTVIDRNKATNDPPPSRSNEVPTAPWYADLNTFILVLFSMVCIFIVVVVTVYLYFSKTGYITITNNPGANIRAAGNDVNG, encoded by the exons ATGAATTTCAATGGGAAGCCAAAAGTATCAG atGTGCAAGAGGAGCTTTCAGAATATGAAGAGTCTAGTACTTCAGACAAATATAAG GCTGAACCATTCATGACCACCCCATCTGGAGATGGTCGATGTGTTGATGAAGATGATGAGACTTGCAGTGGTCCAACTGTTGAAAGAAAT ATTAACGTTTCCTCTGCAC AAGAGCAAATGGAGTATtctgaagagaaaaacacatcCAATCCTAATAAA gcTATCCCATTTACTGATCTTCCCGAAGAGGATGATGACAATGGAAGTTGTAACCCTGAACAACCTGATCCAACTCATGAAAATCGTACCCCTCGTCAAAAT GAACCCCCTGGACATGAAGAACCTT CTCAGCAGTACTCTGAGCGAACACattattatcagaaaacatCTGCAGCAAGTCAG gTTCATCAACGTATTCGACCCACTGTGATTGACCGTAATAAAGCCACT AATGATCCTCCACCTTCCAGAAGTAATGAAGTTCCAACAG ctCCGTGGTATGCCGATCTTAATACTTTCATTCTGGTGTTATTTTCCATGGTCTGCATATTCATTGTAGTTGTAGTAACCGTTTATCTATATTTTTCAAAGACAG GTTACATCACCATCACAAACAATCCTGGTGCAAACATAAGGGCTGCTGGTAATGATGTAAATGGCTGA